One Paraburkholderia kururiensis DNA window includes the following coding sequences:
- a CDS encoding sirohydrochlorin chelatase: protein MGAHGIVLFGHGARDARWAEPFERLAARLAAAHGAAGPVSLAFLELMSPDLPAAVAAQVAAGCSEVTVVPVFFGQGGHVRRDLPAIIEQCRAAHPGVVIRSVGAVGEDDAVLDAIVRYCLAVTNAPTPTDGAG from the coding sequence ATGGGCGCACACGGCATCGTTCTATTCGGACACGGGGCACGCGATGCCCGCTGGGCCGAGCCGTTCGAGCGGCTCGCGGCACGGCTCGCCGCTGCGCATGGCGCGGCGGGGCCGGTGAGTCTCGCGTTTCTGGAATTGATGTCGCCGGACCTGCCCGCGGCCGTGGCCGCGCAGGTGGCCGCAGGATGCAGCGAAGTGACGGTCGTGCCGGTATTTTTCGGCCAGGGCGGCCATGTGAGGCGGGATCTGCCTGCCATCATCGAGCAGTGCCGGGCGGCGCACCCGGGCGTGGTGATTCGCAGCGTGGGCGCGGTGGGTGAAGACGACGCCGTGCTGGACGCGATCGTGCGCTATTGCCTCGCGGTCACGAACGCGCCCACGCCCACAGACGGCGCCGGCTGA
- the lptG gene encoding LPS export ABC transporter permease LptG, with translation MRIYERYFARQVYLTFIFILFAFSGLFFFFDLINELNSVGHGNYKFGYAVLRVALQTPSRFYEIIPVAALISSIYVFAQMAANSEYTIFRVSGLATGQALRSLLKIGIPIVLITYLIGEVVGPYTDQLSERVRLEALGSAVSTNFESGVWVKDTLSARADGEQVTRFVNVGELRPDATISNVRIYEFDAKFRLSNVRIAKSGVYQPPGHWQLTDVTDTQLVDVAAPNGQSKDALNPVYRARQITLPEYSLRSELTPQILSVLLVAPDRMSMFNLFRYIQHLTENHQDTQRYEIALWKKLLYPFAVFVMLVLSMPFAYLHTRAGVVGMKVFGGIMLGMSFQLFNTLFSHIGTLNTWPAPITAATPGLIYLALGLFGLKWVDRH, from the coding sequence ATGCGCATCTACGAGCGGTATTTCGCGCGCCAGGTCTACCTGACGTTCATCTTCATCCTGTTCGCGTTTTCGGGCCTGTTCTTCTTCTTCGACCTGATCAACGAACTGAACTCGGTGGGGCACGGCAACTACAAGTTCGGTTATGCGGTGCTGCGCGTCGCGCTGCAAACGCCGTCGCGCTTCTACGAGATCATTCCCGTCGCGGCGCTCATCAGCTCGATCTACGTCTTCGCGCAGATGGCCGCGAATTCGGAATACACCATCTTCCGCGTCTCCGGTCTCGCAACGGGTCAGGCGCTGCGCTCGCTGTTGAAGATCGGCATTCCGATCGTGCTCATCACCTATCTGATCGGCGAAGTGGTGGGGCCCTACACCGACCAGCTTTCCGAACGCGTACGGCTCGAAGCGCTAGGCTCCGCGGTGTCCACCAACTTCGAGTCGGGCGTGTGGGTGAAAGACACGCTTTCGGCACGCGCCGACGGCGAGCAGGTTACACGCTTCGTGAACGTGGGCGAACTGCGGCCCGACGCCACCATCAGCAACGTGCGCATCTACGAATTCGACGCGAAATTCCGGCTCTCGAACGTGCGCATCGCGAAGAGCGGCGTGTACCAGCCGCCCGGCCACTGGCAGCTGACCGACGTCACCGACACGCAACTGGTGGACGTCGCCGCGCCGAACGGCCAGAGCAAAGACGCGCTGAACCCCGTGTACCGCGCGCGGCAGATCACGCTGCCCGAATACTCGCTGCGCTCGGAACTCACGCCGCAAATTCTCTCGGTGCTGCTCGTCGCGCCAGACCGCATGTCGATGTTCAACCTGTTCCGCTACATCCAGCATCTGACCGAGAACCATCAGGACACGCAGCGCTACGAAATCGCGCTGTGGAAGAAGCTGCTCTACCCGTTCGCGGTGTTCGTGATGCTGGTGCTCTCCATGCCGTTCGCGTATCTGCACACGCGCGCGGGCGTGGTGGGCATGAAGGTGTTCGGCGGCATCATGCTCGGCATGAGCTTCCAGCTCTTCAACACGCTGTTCTCGCACATCGGTACGCTGAACACGTGGCCCGCGCCGATCACCGCGGCCACGCCGGGGCTGATCTATCTCGCCCTCGGCCTGTTCGGGCTGAAGTGGGTGGATCGGCACTGA
- the lptF gene encoding LPS export ABC transporter permease LptF: protein MIFERSLQRELAYTAGAVFMVLLTIMLTTMMIRIVGFAASGEIDPRDVLVLIGLTVIGYLAVMLVVTLFVSILFVLTRWYKDSEMVVWLASGVSLTRLIKPVGVFATPIIILIVFFAFVGWPWSNQQSKLIRQRFQQRDEVSLLAPGQFRESATTHRVFFIEKMTPDQSKVENVFVTSTENGKVNVIVSKYGHTETQKNGDRFVVLDNGRRYDGEPGHPDFRIMEFERYGVKIQSQPVVSTPTTTGTSTLDLLRKPTRDNLAEIAWRAGLPLIAINLMLLAIPLAYQNPRRGRTINLVMAVLIYLTYSNLLNVVQSWIEQGKVSFGVGLVALHVVVAALVVFIFWLRVRNRPLISRAIFSRAGRTAQGA, encoded by the coding sequence ATGATCTTCGAACGCTCCCTCCAGCGCGAACTCGCGTACACGGCTGGCGCCGTGTTCATGGTGCTGCTCACGATCATGCTGACGACGATGATGATCCGCATCGTCGGCTTCGCGGCATCGGGCGAAATCGACCCGCGCGACGTGCTGGTGCTGATCGGACTCACCGTAATCGGCTATCTCGCCGTCATGCTCGTCGTGACGCTGTTCGTGTCGATCCTGTTCGTGCTCACGCGCTGGTACAAAGACTCCGAGATGGTGGTGTGGCTCGCCTCGGGCGTGAGCCTCACGCGTCTCATCAAACCGGTGGGCGTCTTCGCCACGCCCATCATCATCCTCATCGTGTTCTTCGCGTTCGTGGGCTGGCCGTGGTCGAACCAGCAGAGCAAGCTGATCCGGCAGCGCTTTCAGCAGCGCGACGAAGTTTCGCTGCTCGCGCCCGGCCAGTTCCGCGAATCCGCCACCACGCACCGCGTCTTCTTCATCGAGAAGATGACGCCCGACCAGAGCAAGGTGGAAAACGTGTTCGTGACGAGCACGGAGAACGGCAAGGTCAACGTGATCGTCTCGAAGTACGGCCACACGGAAACGCAGAAGAACGGCGACCGCTTCGTCGTACTCGACAACGGCCGACGCTACGACGGCGAACCGGGGCACCCCGACTTTCGCATCATGGAGTTCGAACGCTACGGCGTGAAGATACAGAGCCAGCCTGTCGTCTCGACGCCCACCACCACGGGCACCTCCACACTCGATCTGCTGCGCAAGCCCACGCGCGACAACCTCGCGGAAATCGCGTGGCGCGCAGGGTTGCCGCTCATCGCCATCAATCTGATGCTGCTCGCCATTCCGCTCGCCTACCAGAACCCGCGCCGCGGCCGCACCATCAATCTCGTGATGGCCGTGCTCATCTATCTGACCTACTCGAATCTGCTCAACGTCGTGCAATCGTGGATCGAGCAGGGCAAGGTCTCGTTCGGCGTCGGGCTCGTCGCGCTGCACGTCGTCGTTGCGGCGCTCGTGGTGTTCATCTTCTGGCTGCGCGTGCGCAACCGCCCGCTGATCTCGCGCGCCATCTTCAGCCGCGCGGGCCGCACGGCGCAGGGAGCCTGA
- a CDS encoding leucyl aminopeptidase: protein MDFSIKACDWSKGAQSGFLTGKSDCVVIGVFESQSLSGAALAIDEATKGLVTRIVKAGDMEGKAGSTLFLHEVQGIGASRVLLVGLGKQDAFTQKAYGEAVKAAWRAILGTKIVQVTFTLAQLPVKERSSDWAVRAAILALRSETYRFTQLKSKPDTTPRALKRIVFSVDSADEKAAKVAAKQGAALANGMDLTRDLGNLPGNVCTPTYLGNVAKKLAKDWKLKVEVLGQKQIEALKMGSFLSVTRGSVEPPQFIVLQYQGAGAKEAPVVLVGKGITFDTGGISLKPGEAMDEMKYDMCGAGSVLGTMRAVAEMGLKLNVVALVPTCENMPAGNATKPGDIVTSMSGTTIEVLNTDAEGRLILCDALTYAERFKPAAVVDVATLTGACIIALGHHNAGLFSKDDALAGELLDASREADDPAWRMPLDDEYQDQLKSNFADVANIGGRPAGSVTAACFLSRFTQAYPWAHLDIAGVAWKSGAAKGATGRPVPLLTQFLIDRAGQ, encoded by the coding sequence ATGGACTTTAGCATAAAAGCCTGTGATTGGAGCAAAGGGGCCCAGAGCGGGTTCCTGACCGGAAAATCGGACTGCGTCGTAATTGGCGTGTTCGAGTCGCAAAGTCTGTCGGGCGCAGCGCTCGCCATCGATGAAGCGACCAAGGGGCTCGTCACGCGCATCGTCAAGGCCGGCGATATGGAAGGCAAGGCGGGCAGCACGCTGTTCCTGCACGAAGTGCAGGGCATCGGCGCCTCGCGCGTGCTGCTGGTCGGCCTCGGCAAGCAGGATGCGTTCACGCAGAAGGCTTACGGCGAAGCGGTCAAGGCGGCGTGGCGCGCCATTCTCGGCACGAAGATCGTGCAGGTCACCTTCACGCTCGCGCAACTGCCCGTCAAGGAGCGTTCGTCGGACTGGGCCGTGCGCGCCGCTATTCTCGCGCTGCGCAGTGAAACGTACCGCTTCACGCAGCTGAAGAGCAAGCCGGACACGACGCCGCGTGCGCTCAAGCGCATCGTCTTCTCGGTGGATTCCGCCGACGAGAAAGCGGCGAAGGTCGCCGCGAAGCAAGGTGCCGCACTCGCCAATGGCATGGACCTCACGCGCGACCTTGGCAACCTGCCGGGCAACGTGTGCACACCGACCTATCTCGGCAACGTCGCGAAGAAGCTCGCGAAAGACTGGAAGCTCAAGGTCGAGGTGCTGGGCCAGAAGCAGATCGAAGCGCTGAAGATGGGCTCGTTCCTCTCGGTCACGCGCGGCTCGGTCGAGCCGCCGCAGTTCATCGTGCTGCAGTATCAGGGCGCGGGCGCGAAAGAGGCGCCCGTGGTGCTGGTCGGCAAGGGCATCACGTTCGACACAGGCGGCATCTCGCTCAAGCCGGGCGAGGCCATGGACGAGATGAAGTACGACATGTGCGGCGCGGGCTCGGTGCTCGGCACGATGCGCGCAGTCGCCGAAATGGGCCTGAAGCTGAACGTGGTGGCGCTCGTTCCTACATGCGAGAACATGCCCGCCGGCAATGCGACGAAGCCGGGCGACATCGTCACGAGCATGTCGGGCACGACCATCGAAGTGCTCAATACCGACGCCGAAGGCCGCCTCATTCTGTGCGACGCGCTCACCTACGCGGAGCGCTTCAAGCCGGCTGCCGTGGTCGACGTCGCCACGCTCACGGGCGCGTGCATCATCGCGCTCGGCCACCACAACGCGGGCCTTTTTTCGAAGGACGACGCGCTCGCGGGCGAACTGCTCGACGCTTCGCGCGAAGCCGACGACCCGGCCTGGCGCATGCCGCTCGACGACGAATACCAGGACCAGCTGAAGTCGAACTTCGCGGACGTTGCCAACATCGGCGGCCGTCCGGCGGGCAGCGTGACGGCAGCGTGCTTCCTGTCGCGCTTCACGCAGGCGTATCCGTGGGCGCACCTCGACATCGCCGGTGTGGCCTGGAAGAGCGGTGCCGCCAAGGGCGCGACGGGACGCCCCGTGCCGCTGCTCACGCAGTTCCTGATCGACCGCGCGGGGCAGTGA
- a CDS encoding DNA polymerase III subunit chi — protein sequence MTRIDFHTNVGDALLYACRLLRKVYQAGHPAVVLADPARLRALDGQLWTFAPLEFVPHCMAQSALAAETPVVLASDLEGAPHYQVLVNLGAHVPPQFARFERLLEVVGNAPEELTAGRERYRFYRDRGYALNNYRQEG from the coding sequence ATGACGCGAATCGACTTTCATACGAACGTCGGCGATGCGCTGCTGTACGCGTGCCGACTGCTGCGCAAGGTGTATCAGGCCGGCCACCCGGCGGTCGTGCTCGCCGACCCGGCGCGGCTGCGTGCGCTCGACGGCCAGCTCTGGACCTTCGCGCCGCTCGAGTTCGTCCCGCATTGCATGGCGCAGAGCGCGCTGGCTGCCGAGACACCGGTCGTGCTCGCCTCGGACCTGGAAGGCGCGCCGCACTATCAGGTGCTGGTGAACCTGGGCGCCCACGTGCCGCCCCAGTTCGCTCGCTTCGAGCGGCTGCTCGAAGTCGTGGGCAACGCGCCCGAGGAACTAACCGCGGGGCGCGAGCGGTATCGCTTCTACCGCGATCGCGGCTATGCGCTGAACAACTACCGGCAGGAAGGCTGA
- a CDS encoding DUF2486 family protein, with amino-acid sequence MSNHDDTSIPMLDDVVVPGKPEHARATPPHGLPDAFVPAAGAAVDEPLEPSAMTGFTTHVDDVVEPRFMEPSLGEIPVLSERLDEPAGERASVQPDENAEHALIERLRGRCMDYLTGEGRGLIEARCREAMQEHANWLVGTVVREVALALETEIAGWVKEAVEAVREERAHQSAPADRPGPPIGH; translated from the coding sequence GTGTCCAATCATGACGACACTTCGATTCCGATGCTCGACGACGTTGTCGTGCCGGGCAAGCCGGAACACGCACGCGCTACGCCGCCGCACGGGTTGCCCGACGCGTTCGTGCCCGCAGCAGGCGCAGCGGTGGACGAGCCGCTAGAGCCGTCGGCCATGACGGGCTTCACGACGCATGTCGACGACGTCGTCGAGCCGCGCTTCATGGAGCCGTCGCTGGGTGAGATTCCGGTCCTGAGCGAACGGTTAGACGAACCCGCAGGGGAACGCGCAAGCGTGCAGCCCGATGAAAACGCGGAACACGCGTTGATCGAGCGATTGCGCGGTCGCTGCATGGACTATCTGACCGGTGAAGGGCGCGGCCTCATCGAGGCGCGTTGCCGCGAGGCGATGCAGGAGCACGCGAACTGGCTGGTCGGCACGGTCGTGCGCGAGGTCGCGCTGGCGCTCGAAACCGAGATTGCGGGCTGGGTAAAAGAGGCGGTGGAGGCGGTGCGCGAAGAACGCGCCCATCAGTCGGCCCCGGCTGATCGGCCCGGACCACCTATAGGGCACTGA
- a CDS encoding c-type cytochrome, whose translation MKRESHAVAALAAALAGLLAAPGAVFGEQVASQGLALAQQQNCTSCHAMTRPVMGPALHDIALKYASRSDAATYLAHKITDGSSGVWGRVPMPANTQLTPDQAATLATWILSLK comes from the coding sequence ATGAAACGAGAGTCGCATGCAGTAGCCGCACTGGCCGCTGCGCTGGCGGGCCTGTTGGCGGCGCCGGGCGCGGTGTTCGGGGAACAGGTCGCGTCGCAGGGTCTTGCGCTTGCACAGCAGCAGAACTGTACGAGCTGCCACGCCATGACGCGGCCCGTCATGGGGCCCGCGCTTCACGATATCGCCTTGAAATACGCGTCGCGCAGCGACGCCGCCACCTACCTCGCCCACAAGATCACCGACGGCAGCAGCGGCGTATGGGGCCGCGTGCCGATGCCGGCGAACACGCAGCTCACGCCGGATCAGGCCGCGACGCTCGCCACCTGGATTCTTTCTTTGAAGTAA
- the ilvD gene encoding dihydroxy-acid dehydratase, with amino-acid sequence MSYNRRSKNITQGVARSPNRSMYYAIGYEKADFDKPMIGIANGHSTITPCNAGLQKLTDAAVAAVKGADANPQTFGTPTISDGMSMGTEGMKYSLVSREVISDCIETCVQGQWMDGVVVIGGCDKNMPGGMMALARMNVPGIYVYGGTIRPGHWKNKDLTIVSAFEAVGEFTAGRMSEEDFEGVERNACPTTGSCGGMYTANTMSSSFEALGMSLLYSSTMANPDQEKVDSAAESARVLVEAVKRDLKPRDIITKKSIENAVSVIMATGGSTNAVLHYLAIAHAAEVEWTIDDFERIRRRVPVICDLKPSGQYVATDLHQAGGIPQVMKILLDAGLLHGDCITITGKTLAEELKDVPSVPRADQKVIFPIDQALYKQGHLAILKGNLAEDGAVAKITGLKNPVITGPARVFDDEQSAMQAILDDKIKAGDVVVLRYLGPQGGPGMPEMLAPTSAIIGKGLGESVGLITDGRFSGGTWGMVVGHVAPEAFVGGTIALVQEGDSITIDAHKLLLQLNVDDAELARRRAAWKQPAPRYTRGVLAKYAALARPANKGAVTG; translated from the coding sequence ATGTCGTACAACCGCCGCTCGAAGAACATCACCCAGGGCGTCGCGCGCTCGCCGAACCGCTCGATGTACTACGCCATCGGCTACGAAAAGGCCGACTTCGACAAGCCGATGATCGGCATCGCCAACGGCCACTCCACCATCACGCCCTGCAACGCCGGTCTGCAAAAGCTGACCGACGCCGCCGTCGCCGCCGTGAAGGGCGCGGACGCCAATCCGCAGACCTTCGGCACGCCCACCATTTCGGACGGCATGTCGATGGGCACCGAAGGCATGAAGTACTCGCTCGTCTCGCGCGAAGTGATCTCGGACTGCATCGAAACGTGCGTGCAGGGCCAGTGGATGGACGGCGTGGTCGTGATCGGCGGCTGCGACAAGAACATGCCGGGCGGCATGATGGCGCTCGCCCGCATGAACGTGCCGGGCATCTACGTGTACGGCGGCACGATTCGCCCCGGCCACTGGAAGAACAAGGACCTGACCATCGTGTCGGCCTTCGAGGCCGTCGGCGAATTCACGGCGGGCCGCATGTCCGAAGAGGACTTCGAAGGCGTGGAGCGCAACGCGTGCCCCACCACCGGCTCGTGCGGCGGCATGTACACGGCCAACACGATGAGCTCGTCGTTCGAGGCGCTCGGCATGTCGTTGCTCTATTCGTCGACGATGGCGAACCCGGACCAGGAGAAGGTGGACTCCGCTGCCGAATCGGCGCGCGTGCTCGTCGAAGCCGTGAAGCGCGATCTGAAGCCGCGCGACATCATCACGAAGAAGTCCATCGAAAACGCCGTGTCGGTGATCATGGCCACGGGCGGCTCGACCAACGCCGTGCTGCACTACCTCGCGATCGCGCATGCGGCCGAGGTGGAATGGACCATCGACGACTTCGAGCGCATCCGCCGCCGCGTGCCCGTGATCTGCGACCTGAAGCCGTCGGGCCAGTACGTGGCCACCGACCTGCATCAGGCAGGAGGCATTCCGCAGGTCATGAAGATCCTGCTCGACGCGGGCCTGCTGCATGGCGACTGCATCACCATCACGGGCAAGACGCTTGCCGAAGAACTGAAGGACGTGCCCTCGGTGCCGCGCGCGGACCAGAAGGTGATCTTCCCGATCGACCAGGCGCTCTACAAGCAGGGCCACCTCGCTATCCTGAAGGGCAACCTCGCGGAAGACGGCGCCGTGGCCAAGATCACGGGCCTGAAGAATCCGGTCATCACGGGTCCGGCACGCGTGTTCGACGACGAGCAGAGCGCCATGCAGGCGATCCTCGACGACAAGATCAAGGCGGGCGACGTGGTGGTGCTGCGCTACCTCGGCCCGCAAGGCGGTCCGGGCATGCCTGAAATGCTCGCGCCGACCTCGGCCATCATCGGCAAGGGGTTGGGCGAATCGGTGGGTCTGATCACGGACGGCCGTTTCTCGGGCGGCACGTGGGGCATGGTGGTGGGTCACGTCGCACCGGAAGCCTTCGTGGGCGGCACGATCGCGCTCGTGCAGGAAGGCGACTCGATCACCATCGACGCGCACAAGCTGCTGCTGCAGCTCAACGTCGACGACGCCGAACTGGCGCGCCGCCGCGCGGCCTGGAAGCAGCCGGCGCCGCGCTACACGCGCGGCGTGCTCGCGAAGTACGCAGCGCTTGCGCGCCCGGCGAACAAGGGCGCGGTGACAGGCTAA
- a CDS encoding LysR family transcriptional regulator, which produces MLSTTPDLRQLRYFVAVAEEKHFGRAAARLSMTQPPLSQAIRALEETLGVALFARTRRTVELTPVAVDLLPEVRRLLAAADGLRPLAQSLARGEAGVLSLAFVSTADYGLLPLLLRDFGTRYPRVRLQLAEATSDVQVDELVAGRIDAGLVIAPLPPRHAAQLSYLPIAREPLVIAMPTEVSVRAGGPDADGWCDTPVSLADLADAPLVVFPRRLAPGFYDIIMDCYGAAGLTPRIGQEAIQMQTIVSLVSAGMGVALVPQSLRNLRRTGVVYRPLREAVPAIETGLVWRTAQVSPVLAGFIDIVRAHAATAGPPG; this is translated from the coding sequence ATGCTCTCGACAACGCCCGATCTTCGTCAGTTGCGCTACTTCGTCGCCGTGGCCGAGGAAAAGCACTTCGGCCGCGCCGCGGCGCGGCTTTCCATGACGCAGCCCCCGCTGTCCCAGGCCATCCGCGCGCTGGAAGAGACGCTCGGCGTGGCGCTTTTCGCCCGCACGCGCCGCACCGTGGAACTCACGCCCGTGGCCGTGGACCTCTTGCCGGAAGTCAGGCGCCTGCTCGCTGCCGCCGACGGCCTGCGGCCGCTCGCGCAGAGCCTTGCGCGCGGCGAAGCCGGCGTGCTTTCGCTGGCGTTCGTTTCCACGGCCGACTACGGGCTGTTGCCGCTGCTGCTGCGCGACTTCGGCACACGTTATCCGCGCGTGCGCCTGCAGCTTGCCGAGGCGACGAGCGACGTGCAGGTCGACGAACTGGTGGCAGGGCGTATCGATGCCGGCCTCGTCATCGCGCCGCTGCCGCCGCGCCATGCCGCGCAGCTTTCGTATCTGCCGATTGCGCGCGAGCCGCTCGTGATCGCGATGCCCACGGAGGTTTCGGTGCGCGCGGGCGGCCCCGACGCCGACGGCTGGTGCGACACGCCCGTAAGCCTCGCCGATCTGGCTGACGCGCCGCTCGTGGTCTTCCCAAGGCGTTTGGCGCCAGGCTTTTATGACATCATTATGGATTGCTACGGCGCGGCCGGCCTGACGCCTCGCATCGGCCAGGAGGCCATCCAGATGCAGACCATCGTCAGCCTCGTGTCGGCCGGCATGGGCGTCGCACTGGTGCCGCAATCGCTGCGTAACCTGCGGCGCACGGGCGTGGTCTACCGGCCTTTGCGCGAGGCGGTGCCCGCCATCGAAACGGGGCTGGTGTGGCGCACGGCGCAGGTGAGCCCGGTGCTGGCCGGTTTCATCGACATCGTGCGCGCCCACGCGGCCACGGCGGGGCCGCCGGGATGA
- the lgt gene encoding prolipoprotein diacylglyceryl transferase, producing MLIHPNFDPVAIHLGPLAVRWYGLMYLVAFIAAIVVGRLRLRLPYVAAQGWTAKDIDDMLFYGVLGTILGGRLGYVLFYKASWYFAHPLDIFKVWEGGMSFHGGFLGVTFAMVLFAWQRKRHWLQVTDFIAPMVPTGLAAGRLGNFINGELWGRVTDPAAPWAMMFPGASNDDAQWLVAHPQQAAQWHLADVFAQYHMLPRHPSELYEIALEGITLFFVIILFSRKPRPLGAVSAMFLIGYGLARFTVEFAREPDDFLGLLALGLSMGQWLSLPMILVGCAMMVWAYRRHGREAGRPAEAS from the coding sequence ATGCTGATCCACCCGAATTTCGACCCTGTAGCCATTCACCTCGGCCCGCTGGCGGTGCGCTGGTATGGCCTCATGTATCTCGTCGCGTTCATTGCGGCAATCGTCGTGGGCCGCCTGCGCCTGCGGCTGCCGTACGTCGCGGCGCAAGGCTGGACCGCGAAAGACATCGACGACATGCTGTTCTACGGCGTGCTCGGCACGATTCTGGGCGGCCGGCTCGGCTACGTGCTGTTCTACAAGGCGAGCTGGTACTTCGCGCATCCGCTCGACATCTTCAAGGTGTGGGAAGGCGGCATGTCGTTTCACGGCGGCTTTCTCGGCGTGACCTTCGCCATGGTGCTGTTCGCGTGGCAGCGCAAGCGCCACTGGCTCCAGGTGACCGACTTCATCGCGCCGATGGTACCCACGGGGCTCGCGGCAGGGCGGCTCGGCAACTTCATCAACGGGGAGCTGTGGGGGCGTGTGACGGACCCGGCGGCGCCGTGGGCCATGATGTTCCCGGGCGCCTCCAACGACGACGCGCAGTGGCTCGTCGCGCATCCGCAGCAGGCAGCCCAGTGGCACCTCGCGGACGTCTTCGCGCAATACCACATGCTGCCGCGGCATCCGTCGGAGCTTTATGAGATCGCGCTGGAAGGCATCACGCTCTTCTTCGTGATCATCCTGTTTTCGCGCAAGCCGCGGCCGCTCGGCGCCGTGTCCGCGATGTTCCTGATCGGCTACGGTCTGGCCCGCTTCACGGTGGAGTTTGCGCGCGAACCGGACGACTTCCTTGGCTTGCTCGCCCTCGGCCTTTCGATGGGCCAATGGCTTTCGCTGCCCATGATTCTCGTGGGCTGCGCGATGATGGTGTGGGCTTATCGCCGGCATGGCCGCGAAGCGGGGCGGCCGGCCGAGGCGAGTTGA
- a CDS encoding SIMPL domain-containing protein (The SIMPL domain is named for its presence in mouse protein SIMPL (signalling molecule that associates with mouse pelle-like kinase). Bacterial member BP26, from Brucella, was shown to assemble into a channel-like structure, while YggE from E. coli has been associated with resistance to oxidative stress.), with the protein MTRKTALAFAITLATAAPLGLSLVPSAAWAQSDARYQPAGVLSLSAQASAEVPQDVVEITMFYEQEASDPASLTTTLNQHADRALQQAKGTAGVTARSGQFSIYPSTDRDGRISAWRGRTEVVLESRDFAAASRLAGQLASGMQVGNVQFSLSPEARRAAEQKLSGEAIASFRDQASSAARAFGYSSYSIREVNVGYGGIQPRPVMMMAARAMSAEAKAAPMPLEGGTSTVTVNVSGSVQMK; encoded by the coding sequence ATGACCAGAAAGACTGCGCTTGCCTTCGCGATCACGCTCGCCACGGCCGCGCCGCTTGGCCTCTCGCTCGTCCCTTCGGCCGCCTGGGCGCAAAGCGACGCGCGTTATCAGCCTGCGGGCGTGCTGTCGCTCTCTGCCCAGGCCAGCGCCGAAGTCCCGCAGGACGTCGTGGAAATCACGATGTTCTACGAGCAGGAAGCAAGCGACCCCGCCTCGCTCACCACCACACTGAACCAGCACGCGGACCGCGCGCTTCAGCAGGCCAAGGGCACGGCAGGCGTGACGGCACGCTCCGGCCAGTTCTCGATCTATCCGTCCACGGACCGCGATGGCCGCATCTCGGCATGGCGCGGTCGGACGGAAGTGGTGCTGGAGTCGCGCGACTTTGCGGCGGCGTCGCGTCTCGCCGGGCAGCTCGCCTCCGGCATGCAGGTGGGCAACGTGCAGTTTTCGCTCTCGCCGGAAGCCCGCCGGGCCGCCGAACAGAAACTCTCGGGCGAAGCCATTGCGTCGTTCCGCGACCAGGCGTCGTCGGCCGCGCGCGCGTTCGGCTACAGCAGCTACTCGATTCGCGAGGTCAACGTCGGGTACGGTGGCATTCAGCCGAGGCCCGTCATGATGATGGCCGCGCGCGCCATGTCGGCGGAAGCGAAGGCCGCGCCGATGCCGCTGGAAGGCGGTACGTCGACCGTGACGGTCAACGTGTCGGGATCGGTACAGATGAAGTAA
- a CDS encoding EVE domain-containing protein, with amino-acid sequence MRYWLMKSEPDEASIDDLANAPGHTLPWTGVRNYQARNFMRDTMRIGDGVLFYHSSCPEPGIAGLAEVSSTAYPDPTQFDAKSPYYDPKSSREEPRWLLVDVVFKKKVPLIPLAALREHPELADMRVLAKGNRLSITPVTEAEWRFITKHLM; translated from the coding sequence ATGCGCTACTGGCTGATGAAGTCCGAACCGGACGAAGCAAGCATCGACGATCTCGCCAACGCACCCGGGCACACGCTGCCCTGGACCGGCGTTCGCAACTATCAGGCACGCAACTTCATGCGCGACACGATGCGCATCGGCGACGGCGTGCTGTTCTATCACTCGAGTTGCCCGGAGCCCGGCATTGCGGGGCTCGCCGAGGTCTCCTCCACGGCCTACCCGGACCCGACCCAGTTCGACGCGAAGAGCCCCTACTACGATCCGAAGTCGAGTCGCGAAGAACCGCGCTGGCTGCTGGTGGACGTCGTGTTCAAGAAGAAAGTGCCGCTGATTCCGCTCGCGGCACTGCGCGAGCACCCCGAGCTTGCCGACATGCGCGTGCTCGCGAAGGGCAACCGGCTTTCCATCACGCCGGTCACCGAAGCCGAGTGGCGCTTCATCACGAAGCACCTCATGTGA